Genomic window (Drosophila sulfurigaster albostrigata strain 15112-1811.04 chromosome 2R, ASM2355843v2, whole genome shotgun sequence):
CTTTGGGCCAATTGTGTTCGTTGCACGGCTTTTGTGTgtattgtcattgtcatttgTTGCCCATGTTGCATGTGCAAATAAACTGCAACCACGTTCGTTGTAACACATTCGAGGGGGGAGGGAGTGGCCAGAGCTCTTTGTTTACGCATcgattgtgttgtgttgtgaaGCCTTTGTGGAGTTAGTTTTACAATTTGCCGTTTATTAATTGGCAATTTCGTAAAGAGTGTGTGTAAGTGATTCATGATGGCCTCgggccatcatcatcaacatcatcattgATGAAGAAgtcacatcaacaacaacagtaagtAAGCAACCCCCCGTTTTGTGGACATCTCGTATCGTTtcgatttattaattattcaatcGGTTTTGCGCACAAAGTTCATTGTCTAGAGCTGACCCCAGTGATGCGGCGGCAATCCCTGGCCATTGGGATAGTTACTCGAGTTGAGATGCTCCAGCAGATAGTTGGCAAAGTATTCGCTGCGCTGCTCGTGCGGCACAAGCTGCACCGCCCGCCAGCCATTCACAATGGGAGCGCACCTCTCCGGCTGCATAGGAAACGGCTTGCAGATGGTCCAGAAGCTGCGTTTCTTGCGCGGTCGTTGAGGTACGTTCACCGTCTCTAGCATGTGGTGTAATTCGATTGGCGGCTCGTGCGGTGCATCCAAGAGCATTGCCACCTGCGGATTCTCTTGCCGCATCGCCTGCAACTGCGCTGCGTCCAATTGTCGCTCCCAGGcctcggcatcggcatcgccGCCATCGGCGGCAGCCGGCAAATGAACAACATTCGCCACACCGACCTCGGGCAATTGGATGCGTATCGCTGCTTCTTCGACTGCCTCCCGATCCATGAGTTTATCGAGGGAAGAGGGAGGTGGGGGGTGTGGAAGAAGGAGAATGCTTGCTCTGTTCCTTTGGCACAGTCAACAAAATGAGAATGGGAAAGAAAAGAGAATACGGCAGTGGAAAGCGCTGCTAATTGAGTTTAGTTAATttatgttgtatttgtttttttttcgtttctttttattgtgttGCTTACTGCGAGCTTAATGTAAAACTGAAATATGTTCAATAATGTTATAAGCGCAGCCTGCTCAACATaacttttgtaaattgaaaaactacatacatacatacatatgtacatgtgtattGAGTTTTGGTCGAGCAAAAGCCAATTTCGTATGCTATGAAATAGAACTGTGTATCCATTAGGTGCAaaacacccacacccacaccctctcacacacacacacactcacactcacattcagTTAGGTGAAGCATAcatatccatatccatatcGACAACTTGAATGTCAGACAGAGAGACGAGCTGCCCAAaggcaactgctgctgctgcctcttctGTTGCTCCCCAGCGTCCAGCTACAAATGGATAAATGCTGTCTGACATTTACCCACTTACCCTCCCCCCACCTCCTTCCTCTTTGCGCAGCAACACACTcgcagtcagagtcagagttgCCACCCACAATGATTGCACGCATTTAGCCCTCTTTAACCCAATGGCGACTCACTTTTGTTGTGAATGTCTCTATGTGtgttagtgtatgtgtgtgagtgtgcttgtGCTGCCTGCGTCACCATCGTCAGCACACCATCGACCATCACCATAAGCATTACAAGCAATTTAATTCGTTGTAATGTTGCCATGAAGCACACGCCGCAGCTGCTGTCCcatgttgccattgttgttactgttgctgttgttgttgctgttgcctgctCTCATAATGCACTGTAAACGATGCCATTATGCCAGTCCGCGCAATTATTCATTTCGcttattatataaacacatttatacgcctattataattaaattcgGCAATCTGCAATCTCAACTTTTCGCCAGAGCTTAATCAATTTGCGAGTGCTTAAAAACCattttgccagccaaagcgCCAAATTGTAAGCTTTTAAATGAAACGCAGGCAAGCGTGtgactgacacacacacacacacacacccacagtAGCAtatactcacacatacatgtacAACGCGCATCCAACAAGTTAGCTgttagcaacatgttgctggcaacatttGCACAAAGCGCCGACGCATTCGCTCGCAATTTCCGCTCTTTttgcgctctctcgctcttgctctttctctgtctAATGCTGCTGTCTCGCTCGCCAGTTGGCTGCAATTTATTGAGGCCCCTTCCTGCCacgctctgtgtgtgtgtaatcacattgttgccattttcacttcattattttgcttttatatgtggcaattttgttttattgctgGCGGCCCGACAGCATCCTTCGGCTTATGTTTGCGTAAGCTTTGGCGCGCGCTCTTGTCTGCGGACGAATTTTTAGCGCAATTAACCCTTATGCTCTCTCTAGACACggatagaattaaaatatttagcttaGAGAATTCTCATcttcatttcaaaaatatgctCTCTTCAAaatatgctgctgctgctgctgctgctgctgctactcaTTGACTTACCTCTGCCACGGCCACTTGCGATTTAGTTGGTTAAGCAACAAGGCCAGGATGCGCCACCTTCTGCCAcccatcaacagcaacaacaacaacaacagaaacaggaGTCACAGCCCAGAGGAAGTCGACCCTCAATGTCGCTTACTCGCTTCAAGCGACCTTGTTTGTGCACATGTATAAATGCgtatagtgtgtgtgtctctctgtatgtgtgtgtgtgtgtgtgtgtgtgtgtgtgtgtgtgtgtgtgtgcatgaaGCAGACAGTAATTATTATGCCATGTCCAGCGATAATTGGATTCAATGGAATGCCTCCATGTCCGTGTaaagcagcaactgcaagAGCGAGACTTTGTCAATGTGTGAGTTGGGTTATTGCATTCACACtgcactcactcacacactcactcactcactcagtgAGTGGCAGCCATTCAATCAGTGTTTGCCAGTGTGAGTTTCGGAtttgtatgtttattaaatgcttggctgacaattaaatattgtcaACTAATCGCATGCAGTTGCTTAAATGCTCAAATATTCCCACAATCTACGATTtaatctacacacacacacattctctaGTCAAATTTCGcatttacttaattattaaCAAGCATTATAAGCTGACAACTATTGTTCTATTAGCAACATTTATGAAGTTTATTCAATATAATTGCTTGGATTAATTggaatatgtataatattccTAAATCTGTTCAAATAGACAATTCCAAATTAGcctttacttctttttttgtactttaaaACACGTTcagttttaaacattttttttgctat
Coding sequences:
- the LOC133838000 gene encoding male-specific protein scotti → MDREAVEEAAIRIQLPEVGVANVVHLPAAADGGDADAEAWERQLDAAQLQAMRQENPQVAMLLDAPHEPPIELHHMLETVNVPQRPRKKRSFWTICKPFPMQPERCAPIVNGWRAVQLVPHEQRSEYFANYLLEHLNSSNYPNGQGLPPHHWGQL